GTTTATAATGACACCAAACAAAACTGTTTGTGAAGAGGACAGAAACATTCCTGattaattaatgagaaaaatgtggCTCAGTTATGACCTAAATTATCAAGAGTAATCTTCAGTCTGACATGAAACCTCTTTTTACATTACCAGTATTACCAAATAAATGGTACTATCTTGCAGTATTATGAGTACTCTGCTCCCACCCTTTTAAGCCAGATAAGTAAACACTATGGACGTATTACTACAGcatttctcaaagtatggtccagAGAGCACCTGCGTCAGAATCTCCAAAGGTactatttatatctttttgttgttttttttgaaaaagacaggggtctcactatcttgctcaggctggtcttgaactcctgggctcaagtgatcctgctgcctcaacctctgaaGTAGCCGTGGTAACAGgtacacgccactgcactcagcatgAGGTGTTTTTTATAatatgcagattcctgggccctacAAGCAACCTGAGGAATCAAAATTTCTAAAGCAGACCAAGAAATCTCCATTTTTAAACAAGCTCTCACAGATACTGTTTAGGTATTGATTTGAGAAATCGATGGTATAAATCCTTTTAATCTGATCTTACTATTTAATGGAGAGAttgactaaaacaaaaacaaagaccttttctctgttttgctgatatttaaattttcatatttgtagAATGTTTCTTTGTATATGTCCTTACAACATAAGCATtctctaataattaaaaaatttagggGCAATAATACTGATCATAATACTATTCTTAAAAACACTTAAagtaaattttcactttttaggAAGAACTGTAGGATAGTGAAATTCTTCATTAAAGAGTTAGTGATAAACTAACTAGTCTTCAGTCAATTTAGTAGTTCACGTAGTTTATTCAGCAATATAACAGGAGAGAACCTCCATTGTAAGAGACATAAGGCAGATACAGGGTACATCTCTGGGGTACATTCTTCATACAGACTAACAAATAACTTCAGGTTTCACAACACGTAGCAAGTATGATTTGCTGCACACCAATAGCCATTCATTCCTCACGGTTTCCTTGCTAAAAGAGCcctggtcgggcacagtggctacacctgtaatcccagcactgtcggaaaccagggcaggcagatcatctgaggtcaggagttcaagaccagcctggccaacatggtgaaaccccgtctgtactaaaaacacaaaaattagccaggtgtggtggcgggcacctgtaatccccgctactcgggaggctgaggcaggagaatcgcttgaacctaggaggcaaaggttgcagtaagccgagatcatgccactgcactccatcctgggcgagacagcgagactctgtcaaaaaaacaaacaaaaaaagagccctgATTTTTTCAATGGAGGCAATGTGCCCTACCCAGGCAATGATAACCCTATTCCCCTTTGCCAAGCTTTCCCAGGCTCCCTTGTAAACTGATACTTTATAATGAGATATAAGAAGAAATCTGCTAGAGATTTTTTGGAAAGACTTGATTTCCAAATAAAAGACAGACTTGAAAGACTTTTGCTCTCTACTTCCAGCCTTTCCTAGGGATTAAAATGTCTGTTACGACAAGAAGTCATATTGTactcattggaaaaaaaaaatcctaacgaTAAAAAGCAAACATGGATCCtaggccgggtggggtggctcacgcctgtaatcccagcaccttgggagaccgaggtaggaggacggcttgagcctaggagttggaaaccagcctgggccatatagCAAGACTCGGTCACTACTTTtagaaaagcaattaaaaaaaaaaaaaaaaaaaagaggatccCAAGGGGGAAGGACAGAAAGAAGCTGGGACCTTGATAATATTACTGAGGTGGTACAAAAGCACTAGATACCTGGATACCTGGCATgttaagtataatttaaaaattgttcagtGGCCTTTGAGATGTTTTCAACAGCTTTTTCTAAGTGGCTTAACCCCAACTCTGGGTCCATGATTTTAATGAACAATAGAAGTCCAGAATGTGGCCAATGTTCAGCAGACCTTAGTTCTAAGAAAGATGCTTCCCCTAGACTGTTCATAATATATATGAAGTCAGgcttgataatttcttttgtcaTACATCTCCTAGATAGGTACTTTTCCATTTCCAGGGGAGGACATTGTAAATTCAGTCACCACAAAGACAAGACAGTCTTTTGTTTATGTAAAGCCACGTAAGTATAGACAGGTGGCATTTCTGCATGTTTCTGCATCACCTATGTAGGTGTTTCCTAATAGAACGTGATTTATCTGAGTGACCAGTTATCAATAATGTCACAGCCACACTGAGGATGGGCCAGACAGGGCCAATGATGAATAAATGGCTATATATGGATAAAtgttatctatatatatatcatcGCTGACCAATGAGTAAGAGGTGAGTTTACAACAGcataatttcttattaaaattcaCTGGACTAATCTAGGATCCAGCTATAATGAGGCTGCTTTCCTACAAAAGTTATCATTAGAAATACCATTAAGAAGCACACAGTATGGGACTTCCCCTCTAGGACTACTTCGTCATATGTCACTCATTAGGCTGCAGAAATTTTTTTAGGAGTGGTAAGTTAGTTCCAAAACAGTTTATAGGAAATATGaattattatatatgtgtgtgtgtgtgtgtgtatctcagtCTAGATGAACAGTCTGGCTAGAATACTAACTAAATTCATAgtgaataaaatatgtataggCCACAGAAGCAGATCCAACAATTTAAGCAGTTCCCAAACTAGTGACAATCTGGGTCAGACTtagaaattaattatttttccatcttccttGGGCTACCTACACAAAAGCCTCTAGAGTTGACAATTTTGACTATTATAGAAGCTATTTGTTTTGACCCAGTTTTTTGTTTAAGGTTTTATCTGTTCTGGTCAAGATTAACTGTAATGCAGGGTTAAAACCAGCTACTCGAGAGTCATGTATTCTTTTTCTAACCAGTGGAGGACCCAGAAGAAATGGGTGGCAAGCCTTCTCAAAGGTCCATCTGGTGAGATTCTGGGGAGCCCACTCAAGTGGGAAAGACCAAGGAAGAACAAGGCTTCTATTAGCAGGATTATCGGGATAACACTCAGGGCAATAATCAGCTCTGTTAATACGGTCTAAGAATACCTGGTAACATTCATTTTCAACAAGTTCAGTTTGGTACAACCAGTGGCCTAGTTCTAAACTAGGGAACCACTGTTGTCCACAATCAGGGCAATGTGAATTATCTGAAAACATTTGGACCTAGAAAGACAACACAGACAGCAATGTAACAGCAAGAGGCAACAATGACAAAGAGAGACACCCAAACACCAGTCCTATTACAGGTTTGGATTACCAATTTCTTAGTTCAACCAATATTATTTGGAGAGCCAAATAAACTTGGCTTGCACCTCAGTGCAATTCTTCAAGATTTCGTTGTCTATTTTTCACTCAATTGCAACTCAGTCTCTGAACTCAGGGACCGATCCAGTTTCTAATGTTATCAGTCACTTACTAGCAGTACAGATCTCAGGATAGCTccttcaaatcccagcttctcaAGAAGAG
This region of Macaca fascicularis isolate 582-1 chromosome 1, T2T-MFA8v1.1 genomic DNA includes:
- the LOC102130657 gene encoding torsin-1A-interacting protein 2 produces the protein MFSDNSHCPDCGQQWFPSLELGHWLYQTELVENECYQVFLDRINRADYCPECYPDNPANRSLVLPWSFPLEWAPQNLTRWTFEKACHPFLLGPPLVRKRIHDSRVAGFNPALQLILTRTDKTLNKKLGQNK